The following are from one region of the Stenotrophomonas lactitubi genome:
- a CDS encoding DUF3299 domain-containing protein, giving the protein MSPGVRGLLLAAAMLLVACTRPTDTGVQALPPSPVQSNAGTESEQELDWLQMLPGDELAALERGEGPEVQHSGNRRMAQFGTFRTVDAVLDRAVRLPGYVVPLANAADGRLLEFLFVPYYGACIHVPPPPPNQIVHVVLPRPIAMPDMYSPFFLAGVLRAERVDDDLAGSAYSMADAELRPYEP; this is encoded by the coding sequence ATGAGCCCGGGCGTCCGCGGATTGCTGCTGGCTGCGGCAATGCTGCTGGTCGCCTGCACGCGGCCGACCGATACCGGTGTGCAGGCACTGCCTCCGTCGCCGGTGCAGAGCAATGCTGGCACCGAAAGCGAGCAGGAACTGGACTGGTTGCAGATGCTGCCGGGCGATGAACTGGCCGCACTGGAGCGCGGCGAGGGGCCGGAGGTGCAGCACAGCGGCAACCGGCGCATGGCCCAGTTCGGTACGTTCCGTACCGTGGACGCGGTACTGGATCGCGCGGTGCGGTTGCCGGGCTATGTCGTGCCTTTGGCCAATGCGGCGGATGGTCGACTGCTCGAATTCCTGTTCGTGCCGTACTACGGCGCGTGCATCCACGTGCCACCGCCGCCACCGAACCAGATCGTGCACGTGGTACTGCCGCGGCCGATCGCCATGCCCGACATGTACTCGCCGTTCTTCCTGGCCGGCGTGTTGCGCGCCGAGCGGGTGGACGATGATCTTGCAGGCTCGGCATACAGCATGGCCGACGCCGAATTGAGGCCTTATGAACCGTAG
- a CDS encoding ABC transporter permease, with amino-acid sequence MLELAWASLRSRALSVSLTVLVITLSVVLLLGVERIRTQAHEGFASTVSGTDLIVGARSGPVNLLLYSVFHIGDPTNNVSWQSYQELSTLPQVKWAVPLSLGDSWRGYRVIGTTADYFEHYRYGAGHPLAFAQGKPFDDLYDAVVGAEVAQAAHIGVGADIVLAHGTGAVTLATHADKPFRVVGILQRTGTPVDSSVLVSLPAIEAIHVDWRSGVHLRSQHVSAEQARQLDLTPTSITAFMLGLNSRIATFGVQRSINEYPDEALQAILPGVTLQQLWQSLGTAERALQLISAMVVLLGMVSLMALLVSTLQERRREMAVLRATGARPAYVACLLVVEAVATAAMACALALAVLTCASVVGRSWALANFGLSITHVWPDARELAWVGGVLLISAVAGLLPALLAYRRTLADGLAPAS; translated from the coding sequence ATGCTTGAGTTGGCCTGGGCCAGCCTGCGCAGCCGCGCCCTGAGCGTGAGCCTGACCGTGCTGGTCATCACTCTGAGCGTGGTCCTGCTGCTGGGGGTGGAACGCATCCGCACGCAGGCCCACGAGGGCTTCGCCAGCACCGTCTCGGGCACGGACCTGATCGTCGGCGCGCGCTCGGGGCCGGTGAACCTGCTGCTGTATTCGGTGTTTCATATCGGAGACCCGACCAACAACGTGTCCTGGCAGTCCTACCAGGAACTGTCCACGCTGCCGCAGGTGAAATGGGCAGTGCCGCTGTCATTGGGCGATTCCTGGCGTGGCTATCGGGTGATCGGCACCACTGCCGACTACTTCGAACATTACCGGTATGGCGCAGGTCATCCGCTGGCATTCGCGCAGGGCAAGCCGTTCGACGACCTGTATGACGCGGTGGTCGGCGCTGAAGTCGCGCAGGCGGCGCACATCGGCGTGGGCGCTGACATCGTGCTGGCCCATGGCACCGGTGCGGTAACCCTGGCCACGCATGCCGACAAGCCGTTCCGTGTGGTCGGCATCCTGCAGCGGACCGGCACGCCGGTGGATTCTTCCGTGCTGGTGTCACTGCCGGCGATCGAGGCGATCCATGTCGACTGGCGCTCCGGCGTGCACCTTCGCAGCCAGCATGTCAGCGCCGAACAGGCGCGCCAGCTCGACCTGACCCCGACCAGCATCACCGCCTTCATGCTGGGCCTGAACTCGCGCATCGCCACGTTCGGCGTGCAGCGCAGCATCAACGAGTATCCAGACGAAGCGTTGCAGGCCATCCTGCCCGGCGTGACCCTGCAGCAGCTGTGGCAGTCGCTGGGGACGGCCGAGCGCGCGTTGCAGTTGATCAGTGCGATGGTGGTGCTGCTGGGCATGGTTTCGCTGATGGCGCTGCTGGTATCGACGCTGCAGGAGCGCCGCCGTGAGATGGCGGTGCTGCGCGCTACCGGTGCGCGTCCAGCCTATGTGGCCTGCCTGCTGGTCGTTGAAGCCGTGGCCACCGCTGCGATGGCCTGCGCGCTGGCGCTGGCCGTGCTGACCTGCGCCAGCGTGGTGGGGCGCAGCTGGGCGCTGGCCAATTTCGGTCTGTCGATTACCCACGTCTGGCCGGACGCGCGCGAACTGGCCTGGGTGGGGGGCGTGCTGCTGATCAGCGCGGTCGCAGGCCTGCTGCCTGCGCTGCTGGCCTACCGGCGCACCCTGGCCGATGGCCTGGCGCCTGCGTCATGA
- a CDS encoding ATP-binding cassette domain-containing protein has protein sequence MNEAAIIDLQGVQFGYADRAVLDIAQLQVSAGSSVLLRGTSGSGKSTLLGLLAGILLPGRGSIRVAGHAVNTLGAAARDRFRADQLGVIFQQFNLLPFLSVRNNIALGVRFSPLRNARIDGGLDAEIARLLRALQLDPALMARAAGTLSVGQQQRVAAARALIGRPAVLLADEPTSALDPDAATAFLQLMSAQCRAAGTTALVVSHDDRLQPLFDQVLSLGDLNRAGGAHA, from the coding sequence ATGAACGAGGCCGCCATCATCGACCTGCAGGGCGTGCAGTTCGGCTACGCAGACCGGGCAGTGCTGGACATCGCACAGCTGCAGGTGAGCGCGGGCAGCAGCGTGCTGCTGCGCGGCACCAGCGGCTCGGGCAAGAGCACGCTGCTGGGCCTGCTGGCAGGCATCCTGCTGCCGGGCCGCGGCAGTATCCGTGTCGCCGGCCACGCAGTGAACACGCTCGGCGCCGCCGCGCGCGATCGTTTCCGCGCCGACCAGCTGGGCGTGATCTTCCAGCAGTTCAACCTGCTGCCGTTCCTGAGCGTACGCAACAACATCGCCCTTGGCGTGCGCTTCTCGCCGTTGCGCAATGCGCGCATCGACGGTGGGCTGGATGCCGAGATCGCGCGCCTGCTGCGCGCGCTGCAGCTGGACCCGGCACTGATGGCGCGTGCTGCGGGCACGCTCAGCGTTGGCCAGCAGCAGCGCGTTGCCGCTGCCCGTGCCTTGATCGGCCGCCCGGCGGTACTGCTGGCCGACGAACCGACTTCGGCGCTGGACCCCGACGCGGCCACGGCCTTCCTGCAGCTGATGTCCGCGCAGTGCCGCGCCGCCGGTACCACCGCGCTGGTGGTCAGCCACGATGACCGCCTGCAGCCGTTGTTTGACCAGGTGCTGTCGCTGGGTGATCTGAACCGGGCAGGGGGCGCACATGCTTGA
- a CDS encoding ZrgA family zinc uptake protein — MKRSAALLLLLAAHSANAHDVRHHDAHVHGQADVDLAVDQGTLELALRAPGIGILDFERPPADSREQAALARARSILQSGSWVTLPSAAQCRLDHAEATAEGFAPVAVATQPGQHTHAGFTAALRYHCANPAALRGLALPLPTLFPGLHEVIVNTATSTGQGRSVVTADSLRVPLAP, encoded by the coding sequence ATGAAACGTTCTGCCGCCCTTCTACTGCTGCTTGCTGCTCATTCTGCGAACGCCCACGACGTGCGCCATCACGATGCGCATGTCCATGGCCAGGCCGATGTCGATCTGGCCGTGGACCAGGGAACGCTGGAGCTGGCACTGCGTGCGCCGGGCATCGGCATCCTCGATTTCGAACGACCACCTGCCGACAGCCGCGAACAGGCCGCATTGGCGCGGGCGCGATCGATCCTGCAGAGCGGCAGCTGGGTCACGTTGCCGAGCGCTGCGCAGTGCCGGTTGGACCATGCCGAGGCGACTGCGGAGGGGTTTGCGCCAGTAGCAGTGGCAACGCAGCCTGGCCAGCACACGCACGCCGGATTCACAGCAGCACTGCGCTACCACTGCGCCAACCCGGCGGCATTGCGCGGGCTGGCATTGCCGCTGCCGACGCTGTTTCCAGGTCTGCATGAGGTGATCGTCAATACCGCGACGTCGACCGGGCAAGGCCGCAGCGTGGTGACCGCCGACAGCCTGCGGGTGCCGCTGGCGCCATGA
- a CDS encoding MerC domain-containing protein, whose protein sequence is MDHIPTSPARARTQPPASARWHPRFDLAGAWLSLACAAHCVALPLLLAFTPAAMMALRSFQHPGHAAMTALLVMSRWEWLFALLASTIALLSTAAGQRRHQRALPLCVALAGAILLLSAWLYLPLKESLLWHGAATACGGVMLAVAHLRNRRALRSAG, encoded by the coding sequence ATGGACCATATCCCGACCTCGCCCGCAAGGGCCCGCACCCAGCCGCCAGCTTCGGCACGCTGGCATCCCCGCTTCGATCTGGCAGGCGCCTGGCTGTCGCTGGCCTGTGCCGCACACTGCGTGGCCCTGCCCTTGCTGCTGGCCTTCACGCCCGCGGCGATGATGGCGCTGCGCTCGTTCCAGCACCCTGGCCACGCGGCGATGACCGCGCTGCTGGTGATGTCGCGCTGGGAATGGCTGTTCGCGCTGCTGGCCTCGACGATCGCCCTGCTCAGCACCGCCGCCGGGCAGCGCCGCCATCAGCGCGCACTGCCGCTGTGCGTGGCCCTTGCAGGCGCGATCCTGCTGCTGTCGGCCTGGCTGTACCTGCCATTGAAGGAATCGCTGCTCTGGCATGGCGCTGCCACCGCCTGCGGAGGGGTGATGCTGGCCGTCGCACATCTGCGCAACCGGCGGGCCCTGCGGTCCGCCG